A part of Arachis hypogaea cultivar Tifrunner chromosome 12, arahy.Tifrunner.gnm2.J5K5, whole genome shotgun sequence genomic DNA contains:
- the LOC140176697 gene encoding uncharacterized protein, with protein MNNVLYRRGYSRPLLKCLDRNEADLVLAEAHEGICGIHSGARSLPQKILRAGFYWPSLWEDSRKKVRTCDQCQKHAPIINIPAEHLHQSAVSWPFNQWGIDILGPFPTAPGQMKYLKLRINQHFSSVEHPQSNGLAEATNKVILHALRKKLDNAKGLWAELIPEVLWSYNTTVHTSTKETPFRLVYGSEAMIPLEVSQQSLQTLAENHDQARQAELDLIEEIRNTAAIRHRALQQQLGRRHAKRVQPRSFNIGDLVLRKTEEARRPSLIRK; from the exons ATGAATAACGTTCTATATAGGCGGGGATACTCCCGACCACTTTTGAAATGTTTGGACAGGAATGAGGCCGATCTTGTGTTAGCCGAGGCGCATGAAGGAATATGCGGGATACACTCGGGGGCAAGGAGCCTACCACAGAAAATACTTCGAGCTGGCTTTTACTGGCCGAGTCTGTGGGAGGATAGCAGAAAGAAGGTCAGAACTTGTGATCAATGTCAAAAACACGCACCGATCATTAACATTCCAGCCGAGCATCTTCACCAGTCTGCAGTAAGTTGGCCATTTAACCAGTGGGGGATTGACATCCTCGGCCCGTTTCCCACTGCGCCTGGGCAGATGAAGTATTTG AAACTGAGAATAAACCAGCACTTCTCATCTGTGGAACACCCACAATCTAACGGCTTAGCTGAAGCCACTAATAAGGTCATCTTACACGCTTTAAGGAAAAAGCTCGACAACGCCAAGGGGCTCTGGGCCGAGTTAATTCCAGAAGTATTATGGTCATACAACACTACAGTGCATACATCAACTAAAGAGACCCCATTCCGCTTGGTATATGGATCCGAGGCTATGATTCCCCTGGAGGTTTCACAACAATCCTTACAAACGCTAGCAGAGAACCATGATCAAGCTCGCCAAGCAGAGCTCGACTTAATAGAAGAAATCAGGAATACAGCAGCCATTCGCCACCGAGCTCTACAACAACAACTCGGACGAAGACATGCCAAACGCGTTCAACCAAGATCCTTCAACATTGGAGATCTAGTGTTAAGAAAAACTGAAGAAGCTCGCCGACCATCTTTGATAcggaaataa
- the LOC112729941 gene encoding uncharacterized protein, whose amino-acid sequence MQKKITSASDPSAATPSSKEKDKAPAQPRGIINCISGGYAGGGNTSSARKRAYRAMLAVTDAPKAPQPIQDVPEVTFRSTDFNRTDANYDDPVVISVQLGDLIVRKVLLDPGSSADVLFFTTFEKMKLSSNILQPYHGNLVGFSGERVPVLGSVWLQTTLGEQPLFKTQDIQYLVVDCFSPYNLILGRPFLNRFAAIMSTVHLCVKFPVQGNTVATIYGDLHEARQCYNISLKPIKKSHMAQVNSIQPDQPRLTEIDPRADFEDRPMPNEDLMKVPLTEDPMKFTFVVTTINTEEKDSLIRFLRENADLFAWTPADMPGIDPSVIMHKLAINPEAWPISQKKRNLGAEKRLASLAEVKKLITANFIRKIRFTTWLANVVMVKNSNGKWRMCVDFTDLNKARPKDAYPLPCIDTLVDNSCGYGSLSFMDAYSGYNQILMHPSDQEKTAFITEYGNYCYNVMPFGLKNACATYQRLMNKIFENQIGRNIEVYVDDMVAKTMVGSSHINDLAEIFGQIRRYNMRLNPEKCAFGVRGGKFLGFILTS is encoded by the coding sequence ATGCAAAAGAAAATAACCTCGGCTTCCGACCCATCAGCAGCAACCCCATCATCAAAGGAGAAAGATAAAGCACCAGCCCAACCCAGAGGAATTATAAATTGTATTTCGGGAGGATATGCTGGAGGTGGAAATACAAGCTCGGCCCGAAAAAGAGCCTATAGGGCCATGTTGGCAGTAACAGATGCCCCTAAAGCTCCTCAGCCGATTCAGGACGTCCCAGAAGTGACTTTCCGTTCAACCGACTTTAATCGTACAGATGCTAATTATGACGATCCAGTGGTAATTTCCGTTCAGTTGGGGGACCTAATAGTTCGCAAGGTGCTTCTCGATCCTGGAAGTAGTGCCGATGTGTTATTTTTTACCACCTTTGAAAAGATGAAACTAAGCAGCAACATTTTGCAACCATACCATGGAAACTTGGTCGGATTTTCAGGGGAGCGAGTCCCTGTTTTGGGTTccgtgtggttacaaaccacactcggtGAGCAACCATTATTTAAGACACAAGACATTCAATATCTTGTTGTCGACTGCTTTAGTCCGTATAATCTTATCTTAGGTAGACCATTTTTAAATAGATTTGCAGCAATTATGTCTACAGTTCACCTTTGTGTTAAGTTTCCTGTACAGGGTAATACAGTGGCCACCATATACGGTGACCTCCATGAAGCTCGGCAATGCTATAACATAAGCTTGAAGCCCATCAAAAAGAGTCACATGGCGCAGGTCAACTCCATACAACCAGACCAGCCGAGATTGACAGAAATAGATCCACGAGCCGACTTTGAAGATCGGCCTATGCCAAATGAGGACTTAATGAAGGTCCCCCTAACTGAGGATCCCATGAAATTCACTTTTGTAGTAACGACGATCAATACTGAGGAAAAAGACTCCCTCATACGGTTCTTACGTGAGAATGCCGACTTATTTGCTTGGACTCCTGCCGATATGCCCGGAATAGATCCATCCGTCATTATGCACAAATTGGCAATTAATCCAGAAGCTTGGCCAATCtcacaaaagaaaagaaatctcGGCGCCGAGAAACGCCTTGCATCCCTTGCGGAGGTCAAAAAGCTCATTACTGCTAACTTCATCCGAAAAATCAGGTTCACAACATGGCTCGCCAACGTTGTTATGGTAAAAAATAGTAACggtaagtggcgcatgtgcgtcgatttcACTGACTTAAATAAGGCACGCCCTAAAGATGCTTATCCTTTACCTTGCATTGACACTTTAGTTGACAATTCTTGCGGTTATGGTTCATTAagttttatggacgcatattctgGCTATAACCAGATCCTCATGCATCCATctgaccaagagaaaactgccttcaTAACTGAATATGGTAATTATTGCTATAAtgttatgccttttggtttaaagaatgCATGTGCGACATATCAGCGATTAATGAATAAGATCTTCGAGAACCAAATAGGTCGGAACATcgaagtttatgtggatgacatggtCGCCAAAACCATGGTCGGCAGCTCTCATATCAACGACCTAGCCGAAATTTTTGGGCAAATCCGACGATATAATATGAGACTGAATCCTGAAAAGTGCGCTTTTGGGGTTCGCGGAGGAAAATTCCTCGGATTCATCCTCACCAGCTGA
- the LOC112729942 gene encoding uncharacterized protein, which yields MYDANEKKAFKMYVALMWTISDFLGLGNLSGWNTYSGRACLTCNLDAETNRLTCNQKWYFMGCRWRMCMSSLVRCKRFVGKRARGQQIALQDESPWKKRSIFFELPYWENNLLCHNFDVMHIEKNVCDNIVYTILNDSDKSKDHLKARKDLQLMKIRCDLWSRKDGKYSTAIFSMSNSQKDIFLRTLKNVVSLDSHSSNISRCIDLNQQKLSGLKSHDCHTLMEHLLPIASRNALPAQSNNLTHISCSQRYLCRVKQYVRYRAQPEGLIAESYLSDEILTFCSRYWDNVESKINRPMRVDDGLSKDVTNNVTSMFSLIGRAVEAAAFLNLSQTERRQAHRHVLVNCTAVENFLEASTKRRLRSIGRRNESHINKVVHREFTEWFKHEIPLGNTMDSREMQWLACDPNIQARRFKAYNVNRFMFKTLPREDGMRTQNSGVCVTSDTRSYASAHDSNVAVGGVSYYGRLVDIIELNYSGQITVVLFRCLWADTMPGRGIKQDVLGHTYVNFSNPIHTCDREDDESYILLSEACLVYYVEDEVDKEWSVVVHVKSRELFDMGEYNEHCEVELFLQPSLTDLSECDVEGMSLTRVGDLEVPMIGAIDIGEEAADL from the exons ATGTACGACGCTAATGAGAAAAAAGCATTCAAGATGTATGTTGCGTTGATGTGGACAATCAGCGATTTTCTAGGGTTGGGCAACTTATCTGGGTGGAATACGTACAGTGGGAGAGCTTGTCTTACATGCAACTTGGATGCTGAGACTAACCGACTCACCTGCAATCAGAAATGGTATTTCATGGGTTGTCG TTGGAGAATGTGCATGTCAAGCCTGGTAAGGTGCAAACGGTTTGTTGGTAAAAGAGCACGCGGACAACAAATTGCATTGCAAGACGAGTCTCCTTGGAAAAAGAGGAGCATATTCTTTGAACTCCCATATTGGGAGAATAATTTATTATGTCACAACTTTGATgtgatgcacatagagaagaacgTGTGCGACAATATAGTTTACACAATATTGAACGATAGTGATAAATCCAAGGACCACCTTAAAGCTCGAAAAGACCTCCAGCTGATGAAAATCAGATGTGATCTCTGGTCACGGAAAGATGGAAAGTATTCCACTGCAATCTTCTCCATGTCAAATTCACAGAAGGACATCTTTCTTAGGACTTTAAAGAATGTGGTCTCTCTAGATAGTCACTCGAGCAACATTTCTCGCTGTATTGACTTAAATCAACAAAAGCTATCTGGCTTGAAAAGTCACGACTGTCACACTCTAATGGAACATCTTCTGCCAATTGCATCAAGGAATGCACTGCCTGCCCAGT CTAACAACCTAACACACATATCTTGCTCACAAAGGTACCTATGTCGTGTCAAGCAATATGTGCGTTATAGGGCACAACCAGAAGGATTAATTGCTGAGAGCTACTTATCTGATGAGATTCTCACTTTTTGTTCAAGATATTGGGATAATGTTGAAAGCAAGATCAATCGACCAATGCGTGTTGATGATGGACTGAGCAAAGATGTGACTAATAACGTGACAAGCATGTTCTCACTGATTGGCAGGGCGGTAGAGGCTGCGGCATTTTTGAATCTTTCACAAACCGAGAGACGTCAAGCACATCGTCACGTATTGGTCAATTGCACAGCTGTAGAGAATTTCTTAGA GGCCAGCACAAAACGAAGGCTGCGAAGTATTGGAAGAAGAAATGAATCTCACATTAACAAGGTTGTCCACAGAGAATTCACTGAGTGGTTTAAGCATGAG ATACCACTGGGAAACACTATGGACTCGAGAGAAATGCAGTGGCTCGCATGTGACCCCAATATTCAGGCAAGGCGCTTTAAGGCATACAACGTCAATAGATTTATGTTTAAAACCCTGCCGAGAGAGGATGGGATGAGAACCCAGAATAGTGGGGTTTGTGTCACTTCTGACACTAGAAGTTATGCAAGCGCTCATGATAGTAATGTTGCTGTTGGTGGCGTCTCATATTATGGAAGATTGGTAGATATCATTGAGCTAAATTACAGTGGTCAAATTACCGTAGTCTTGTTCAGGTGCCTCTGGGCAGACACCATGCCTGGTAGAGGCATAAAACAAGACGTTTTGGGACACACCTATGTCAACTTCAGTAATCCGATTCACACTTGTGATCGTGAAGATGACGAGTCGTATATTCTTTTATCCGAGGCATGCCTGGTATACTATGTGGAAGATGAAGTTGATAAGGAATGGAGTGTAGTAGTCCATGTGAAGTCGAGAGAATTGTTTGACATGGGTGAATACAATGAACACTGTGAGGTCGAACTTTTTCTCCAACCAAGTTTGACTGATTTGTCTGAATGTGATGTTGAAGGTATGTCGTTGACAAGGGTTGGCGATTTAGAAGTACCCATGATTGGCGCTATCGATATTGGAGAAGAGGCTGCTGATTTATAG